From one Streptomyces sp. CA-210063 genomic stretch:
- a CDS encoding fructosamine kinase family protein, producing the protein MTDRTAPGALAARLTGRPATGERRLSGTLAEVTLDDGRVVLVKLGDGPGAAQAEAAGLRWLAEAGTVRVPTLYGHDKGRLVIDRVAQGAPSAAAATRFGAALAVLHATGAPSFGAPPPGGPREAYIGRAPMRNLPGTDWPAWYAEHRVLPYLRRAVDDGTIRPAEAPLIEDVCDRLPDLAGPAEPPARLHGDLWNGNVLWGADGHTWLIDPAAHGGHRETDLAMLALFGCPHLGHILDGYQRAAPLADGWADRIGLHQLFPLLVHAVLFGRGYAEQALAVARATLTW; encoded by the coding sequence GTGACCGATCGCACGGCACCCGGTGCCCTGGCGGCCCGACTCACCGGCCGCCCGGCGACCGGTGAACGCCGGCTGTCCGGGACGCTCGCCGAAGTCACCCTCGACGACGGGCGGGTGGTGCTCGTCAAGCTGGGCGACGGCCCCGGCGCGGCCCAGGCCGAGGCGGCGGGGCTGCGCTGGCTGGCCGAGGCGGGCACGGTCCGCGTCCCGACGCTGTACGGCCACGACAAGGGCCGCCTGGTGATCGACCGGGTGGCGCAGGGGGCACCGAGTGCCGCGGCGGCGACCCGCTTCGGCGCGGCCCTCGCCGTCCTGCACGCCACCGGCGCGCCCTCCTTCGGCGCCCCGCCGCCCGGCGGCCCGAGGGAGGCGTACATCGGGCGCGCACCCATGCGGAACCTCCCCGGCACCGACTGGCCGGCCTGGTATGCCGAGCACCGCGTGCTGCCGTATCTGCGCCGCGCGGTCGACGACGGCACGATCCGCCCGGCCGAGGCGCCCCTGATCGAGGACGTCTGCGACCGCCTGCCCGACCTCGCGGGCCCCGCCGAGCCGCCCGCCCGGCTCCACGGCGACCTCTGGAACGGCAACGTCCTGTGGGGTGCCGACGGCCACACCTGGCTCATCGACCCGGCGGCCCACGGCGGCCACCGCGAGACCGACCTGGCGATGCTCGCCCTCTTCGGCTGCCCCCACCTGGGCCACATCCTCGACGGCTACCAGCGGGCGGCGCCCCTCGCCGACGGCTGGGCGGACCGGATCGGACTGCACCAGCTCTTCCCGCTGCTGGTGCACGCCGTGCTCTTCGGCCGTGGCTACGCGGAACAGGCGCTCGCGGTGGCGCGGGCGACGCTCACGTGGTGA
- a CDS encoding family 2B encapsulin nanocompartment shell protein produces the protein MTAPVSSSESAPEPADAQQFTSLSTRAARQLATTTKSEPQMQAITSRWLLKTLPWVDVKGGTYRVNRRLQLRIGRGRVQFDQNGADDVKVIPETLTELPALRGYSDIPALREISSRFRVREVRAGQVLVDAGQPVTEAYLVVHGRFTRYTIGKYGEEEVLGLLTDGDGLGDEAIGHADPLWLSSVRAETAGVVLALNWDALMAFVERTPSLAAQFDAFADRQRKPMNRKGEADVPLEAGHVGELALPGGFVDYDLAPREYELSLTQTVLRVHTRVADLYNHPMDQTEQQLRLTIEEIRERQEWELVNNREFGLLHNIDYGQRISTFSGPPTPDDMDELLSMRRKTRLYLAHPKAIAAFFRQCNRRGLVPGTVNVDGHEVPAWRGVPLFPCSKIPITPQHTTSIIALRTGEKDQGVVGLHQTGIPEEYEPSLNVRFMGVDTTAIMSYLVTAYYSLAVLVPDAAGILENVQVGWMPE, from the coding sequence GTGACCGCCCCCGTAAGCTCCTCCGAAAGTGCACCGGAGCCCGCCGACGCACAGCAGTTCACCAGTCTCAGCACCAGGGCCGCGCGGCAGCTCGCGACGACCACCAAGTCCGAACCGCAGATGCAGGCCATCACCTCGCGATGGCTGCTCAAGACGCTGCCGTGGGTGGACGTCAAGGGCGGCACCTACCGGGTCAACCGCCGCCTCCAGCTGCGCATCGGCCGGGGCCGGGTGCAGTTCGACCAGAACGGCGCCGACGACGTCAAGGTCATCCCGGAGACACTGACCGAACTCCCCGCGCTGCGCGGCTACTCCGACATCCCTGCCCTGAGGGAGATCTCCTCCCGGTTCCGGGTGCGTGAAGTGCGCGCCGGCCAGGTGCTGGTGGACGCCGGGCAGCCGGTGACCGAGGCGTATCTCGTGGTGCACGGCCGGTTCACGCGGTACACCATCGGCAAGTACGGCGAGGAGGAGGTCCTCGGCCTCCTCACCGACGGCGACGGGCTGGGCGACGAGGCCATCGGCCACGCCGACCCGCTCTGGCTCAGCTCGGTGCGGGCCGAGACGGCGGGGGTGGTACTGGCCCTCAACTGGGACGCGCTCATGGCGTTCGTGGAGCGCACGCCGTCCCTCGCGGCCCAGTTCGACGCCTTCGCCGATCGGCAGCGCAAGCCCATGAACCGCAAGGGCGAGGCCGATGTGCCCCTGGAGGCGGGACACGTGGGCGAGTTGGCGCTCCCGGGCGGCTTCGTCGACTACGACCTCGCGCCCCGCGAGTACGAACTCTCCCTCACCCAGACGGTGTTGCGCGTCCATACCCGGGTCGCCGATCTCTACAACCACCCGATGGACCAGACGGAGCAGCAACTCCGCCTGACCATCGAGGAGATCCGCGAACGCCAGGAGTGGGAGCTGGTCAACAACCGCGAGTTCGGGCTGCTGCACAACATCGACTACGGCCAGCGGATCAGCACCTTCTCCGGGCCGCCGACCCCGGACGACATGGACGAGCTGCTGTCCATGCGCCGCAAGACCCGGCTGTACCTGGCCCATCCGAAGGCGATCGCGGCCTTCTTCCGACAGTGCAACCGGCGCGGTCTGGTGCCGGGCACGGTGAACGTCGACGGGCACGAGGTGCCGGCGTGGCGCGGGGTGCCGCTCTTCCCGTGCAGCAAGATCCCGATCACGCCGCAGCACACCACCAGCATCATCGCGCTGCGCACCGGCGAGAAGGACCAGGGGGTCGTCGGCCTGCACCAGACGGGTATCCCCGAGGAGTACGAGCCGTCGCTGAACGTGCGGTTCATGGGCGTCGACACCACCGCGATCATGAGTTATCTGGTCACCGCCTACTACTCGTTGGCCGTGCTGGTGCCCGACGCGGCCGGGATCCTGGAGAACGTGCAGGTCGGGTGGATGCCGGAATGA
- a CDS encoding TetR/AcrR family transcriptional regulator produces MGRPRTPLLDRERITTTALELVDAQGEFSVPQIARRLGVQTGSVYHHVDGRDGIVELLRERVAEGIDVSALDLHPWDEALAAWARSYRAAFAAHPRAIPLLMTSPVRAPRVLEQYERAVGLLLDAGFPLPDVMPVLVALENVVLGSALDLAAPVAMWEITDESAAPRLAEALDAAGDGRADAAFELALAGFLAHARRRLEAYAEV; encoded by the coding sequence ATGGGACGGCCGCGCACACCCCTGCTCGACAGGGAGCGCATCACCACCACCGCGCTGGAACTCGTCGACGCGCAGGGCGAGTTCAGCGTGCCGCAGATCGCGCGGCGGCTCGGGGTGCAGACCGGCTCGGTGTACCACCACGTGGACGGCCGGGACGGCATCGTGGAACTGCTGCGCGAGCGGGTCGCGGAGGGCATCGACGTCTCCGCCCTCGACCTCCACCCCTGGGACGAGGCCCTCGCGGCCTGGGCGCGCTCCTACCGGGCGGCCTTCGCGGCCCACCCCCGGGCCATCCCCCTACTGATGACCTCCCCGGTCCGGGCCCCGCGCGTCCTCGAACAGTACGAGCGGGCCGTCGGTCTGCTTCTCGACGCGGGCTTCCCCCTCCCGGACGTGATGCCGGTGCTGGTCGCCCTGGAGAACGTCGTCCTGGGCTCGGCCCTGGACCTCGCCGCCCCCGTGGCGATGTGGGAGATCACCGACGAGTCGGCCGCGCCCCGCCTGGCGGAGGCCCTGGACGCGGCCGGCGACGGCCGCGCGGACGCGGCCTTCGAGCTGGCGCTCGCCGGCTTCCTCGCTCACGCACGACGCAGGCTGGAGGCGTACGCGGAGGTCTAG
- a CDS encoding ABC transporter substrate-binding protein produces MGVRRRSHRLAAMITVAGLAFGAAGCGSGSDSAGGDDPNTLEVWTRSNPDPAATYERVFAAFTEKTGIKIDYQPVINFDQQLQSRASTRDLPDVMINDTALMGSYQSQGLLETIDPAAIEGHDQITDKTWSSTVGIDGEHYGIPYSRQAQTLMIRKDWLRKLGLQAPTTWAEMIGVAKAFADRDPDGDGKKDTYGMVVPGSAQNGYAAWWGASFLWSGGAKIIEPDGKGYRPAMDSAAAVRTVTWMKDNLFCGDNGVIQPGAITAVTGTATNFQDGDAGMYLTGPYNIATYDATPGKDTFDVVPFPAGPAGSTVLADGENIYFGARTGKTRQEQALAAFLISPEGQKLAMTGDNQPVVRIPVNSTLDAAQVRDDPRWSVVQKAYEDASEQFPNAPDFAPIKQDTADALNAVFTYCGSDVGSSLKELNDTLAGDLKDQDLLK; encoded by the coding sequence ATGGGCGTTCGCCGACGAAGTCACCGCCTGGCCGCCATGATCACCGTCGCGGGGCTCGCGTTCGGGGCCGCGGGCTGCGGATCGGGGTCCGACAGCGCCGGGGGCGATGACCCGAACACGCTGGAGGTCTGGACCCGGAGCAATCCGGACCCGGCCGCCACGTACGAGCGGGTGTTCGCCGCCTTCACCGAGAAGACCGGCATCAAGATCGATTACCAGCCGGTCATCAACTTCGACCAGCAGCTCCAGAGCCGGGCGTCCACCAGGGACCTCCCGGACGTGATGATCAACGACACGGCGCTGATGGGCAGTTACCAGAGCCAGGGCCTGCTCGAGACCATCGATCCGGCCGCGATCGAGGGCCACGACCAGATCACCGACAAGACCTGGTCCTCCACCGTGGGCATCGACGGCGAGCACTACGGCATCCCGTACTCCCGCCAGGCCCAGACCCTGATGATCCGCAAGGACTGGCTGCGGAAACTCGGCCTCCAGGCGCCGACGACCTGGGCGGAGATGATCGGCGTGGCGAAGGCCTTCGCCGACCGCGACCCGGACGGCGACGGCAAGAAGGACACCTACGGCATGGTCGTCCCGGGCAGCGCCCAGAACGGCTACGCCGCCTGGTGGGGCGCCAGCTTCCTCTGGTCCGGCGGCGCGAAGATCATCGAGCCGGACGGCAAGGGCTACCGCCCCGCCATGGACTCGGCCGCCGCCGTACGCACCGTCACCTGGATGAAGGACAACCTCTTCTGCGGTGACAACGGTGTCATCCAGCCCGGCGCCATCACCGCCGTCACCGGCACGGCCACCAACTTCCAGGACGGCGACGCCGGGATGTACCTCACCGGCCCGTACAACATCGCCACCTACGACGCGACGCCCGGCAAGGACACGTTCGACGTCGTCCCGTTCCCGGCGGGCCCGGCCGGGTCCACCGTGCTGGCCGACGGGGAGAACATCTACTTCGGCGCGAGGACCGGCAAGACGCGGCAGGAGCAGGCCCTCGCCGCCTTCCTGATCTCCCCCGAGGGCCAGAAGCTCGCCATGACCGGCGACAACCAGCCCGTGGTCCGCATCCCCGTCAACTCCACGCTCGACGCGGCCCAGGTGCGGGACGACCCGCGCTGGAGCGTCGTACAGAAGGCCTACGAGGACGCCTCCGAGCAGTTCCCGAACGCACCCGACTTCGCGCCGATCAAGCAGGACACCGCCGACGCCCTCAACGCGGTCTTCACCTACTGCGGCAGCGACGTCGGCTCAAGCCTCAAGGAACTCAACGACACCCTCGCCGGTGACCTCAAGGACCAGGACCTGTTGAAATGA
- a CDS encoding glucarate dehydratase family protein translates to MTGTPGTRIRELIVTPIAFRDPPLLNSSGVHEPLALRTILQLVLEDGTVGLGESTGGTVRLERLEAAAKAVVGLDVFDTTAVSAAIDAVLLPTVPSSHERGWTTSVVEVACLDAQGKLLGRPVSDLLGGRVRDSVPFAAYLFYKWAEHPALDGRPAVGDDWGEALDPAGVVEQARLMRQRYGFRSFKLKGGVFPPDEEIAAIKALAEAFPGQPLRLDPNTAWTVETSKYVARELDGVLEYLEDPTATIPGMAEVAKDAPMPLATNMCVVAWEHLRPAIERDAIQVLLTDHHYWGGLRRTRELAAVCEAFGIALSMHSNSHLGISLAAMTHVAAAIPHLDHSCDTHYPWNSADDVIVPGVLEFRDGEVAVPTGPGLGVELDHDALGRLHRLYVDSGMRSRDDTGYMRRIQPGYELRLPRW, encoded by the coding sequence ATGACCGGCACGCCGGGGACCCGGATCCGGGAGCTGATCGTCACCCCGATCGCCTTCCGCGACCCGCCGCTGCTCAACTCGAGCGGCGTCCACGAACCGCTCGCGCTGCGGACCATCCTCCAACTCGTCCTCGAGGACGGCACGGTGGGGCTCGGCGAGTCTACGGGCGGCACCGTGCGGCTGGAGCGACTTGAAGCGGCGGCGAAGGCGGTGGTCGGCCTGGACGTCTTCGACACCACCGCCGTCTCGGCCGCGATCGACGCCGTACTGCTGCCGACCGTGCCCAGCTCCCACGAACGCGGCTGGACCACCTCGGTGGTCGAGGTGGCCTGCCTCGACGCGCAGGGCAAGCTGCTCGGCCGCCCGGTCAGCGATCTGCTCGGCGGCCGGGTCCGCGACTCCGTGCCCTTCGCCGCGTACCTCTTCTACAAGTGGGCCGAACACCCGGCGCTCGACGGCCGCCCGGCGGTCGGCGACGACTGGGGCGAGGCGCTGGACCCGGCCGGTGTCGTCGAGCAGGCACGGCTGATGCGACAGCGGTACGGGTTCCGGTCGTTCAAGCTCAAGGGCGGTGTCTTCCCACCGGACGAGGAGATCGCGGCGATCAAGGCCCTCGCCGAGGCCTTCCCCGGGCAGCCGCTGCGCCTCGATCCCAACACGGCCTGGACGGTGGAGACCTCGAAGTACGTCGCCCGTGAACTGGACGGCGTACTGGAGTACTTGGAGGACCCGACCGCCACCATCCCCGGTATGGCGGAGGTGGCGAAGGATGCGCCGATGCCGCTGGCGACCAATATGTGCGTGGTCGCCTGGGAGCATCTGAGGCCGGCGATCGAGCGGGACGCGATCCAGGTGCTGCTCACCGACCACCACTACTGGGGCGGACTGCGCCGCACCCGTGAACTGGCCGCCGTCTGCGAGGCGTTCGGGATCGCGCTGTCCATGCACTCCAACTCGCACCTGGGCATCAGCCTGGCCGCGATGACCCATGTCGCGGCGGCCATCCCCCACCTCGACCACTCGTGCGACACGCACTACCCGTGGAACTCGGCGGACGACGTGATCGTCCCCGGCGTACTGGAGTTCCGGGACGGGGAGGTCGCGGTGCCCACGGGGCCCGGGCTGGGTGTGGAGCTGGACCACGACGCCCTCGGCCGGCTGCACCGGCTGTATGTCGACTCGGGCATGCGTTCCCGGGACGACACGGGGTACATGCGCCGGATCCAGCCGGGGTACGAGCTGCGACTGCCCCGCTGGTGA
- a CDS encoding carbohydrate ABC transporter permease, with protein MSAPALDPVRTPSSDEAVASSGRAGKRARTTPARFDTALGWNDRPGVSWALRILLCATALGIFAAPFLTIVSGALSTHPSGSSLSFLPHDSTLLNFRVAGERGIWDYFTNSLVIAGGGLLLQLVVCVLAAYALARHRFRGQAIVMTLFMLTMMLPEEVIAIPLSLVLGHVPVVGIDLKGTVWGVILPLGAWGFSVMLLTEFMKDIPGEIEEAARLDGVGELRMLWQVVLPLCRPALGVAGVLGFIMIWDQYLLPLIAAKDPTDYTVTVALSILRTDPEVGSGVVLAGAVIALLPSLVVYLLLQRSLVTGIAAGATKG; from the coding sequence ATGAGCGCACCCGCCCTCGACCCCGTCCGGACGCCGTCGTCCGACGAGGCCGTCGCGTCATCCGGGAGAGCCGGCAAGCGGGCCCGGACGACCCCCGCCCGCTTCGACACCGCGCTCGGCTGGAACGACCGGCCCGGCGTCTCCTGGGCCCTGCGGATCCTGCTGTGCGCGACAGCGCTCGGCATCTTCGCGGCGCCCTTCCTGACGATCGTCTCCGGTGCCCTCAGCACCCACCCCAGCGGCTCGTCGCTGTCCTTCCTCCCGCACGACAGCACACTGCTGAACTTCCGGGTGGCCGGGGAGCGCGGCATCTGGGACTACTTCACCAACTCGCTCGTCATCGCGGGCGGCGGACTGCTTCTCCAGCTCGTGGTGTGCGTGCTCGCCGCGTACGCGCTGGCCCGTCACCGGTTCCGCGGTCAGGCGATCGTCATGACGCTGTTCATGCTGACGATGATGCTCCCGGAGGAGGTCATCGCCATCCCGCTGTCCCTGGTCCTCGGCCATGTGCCGGTGGTCGGCATCGACCTGAAGGGCACCGTCTGGGGTGTCATCCTGCCGCTCGGGGCCTGGGGCTTCTCGGTGATGCTGCTGACCGAGTTCATGAAGGACATACCCGGGGAGATCGAGGAGGCCGCCCGCCTCGACGGCGTGGGCGAACTGCGGATGCTGTGGCAGGTCGTGCTGCCGCTGTGCAGGCCCGCGCTCGGGGTGGCCGGGGTCCTCGGCTTCATCATGATCTGGGATCAGTATCTGCTGCCGTTGATCGCCGCCAAGGACCCGACCGACTACACGGTCACCGTGGCCCTCTCCATCCTGCGCACCGATCCCGAGGTCGGCTCGGGCGTCGTCCTCGCCGGCGCGGTCATCGCGCTCCTGCCCAGCCTTGTCGTCTATCTGCTCCTCCAGCGCTCGCTGGTCACCGGCATCGCCGCCGGGGCCACCAAGGGCTGA
- a CDS encoding APC family permease encodes MTVTPDATGAAPAESAASPAPSLRTGSLGTTDIAFFVVSAAAPLTVMAGVAPLAVLMGGIGAPVGYLLAGLTLAVFAVGFTTMSRHVRNAGAFYAYIRRGLGRRAGIGAALLALIGYNAMEIGVYGLLGTATRDTARALFGADIPWLPVSLAGLLLIGYAGYRSIDFGAKLLGVLLVAETGILVLLAGGVLVKGGADGLSLASFAPGNVMVSGMVAVLAFAFAAFTGFESTAIYRREARDPARTVPRATYLAIGFLGLFYAFIVWTVIQAFGDAQVIAAAGANPADLFFSAITTYVGSWAADVMRVLIVTSVLASLLAFHNAINRYGLALAEEGILPKALARVHPRHRSPYVAGLAQTVLGAIIVLGFAAAGADPYMQLLLWVNTPGMLALMLLQLLAALAVPFYFRRVTHTEGTLRTVVAPVVAAVLLAGAIVLVVTHLDQFTGASTTVNTFLAALVPTVLVIGLVLARWLRRARPEVYANFAAEPPADADA; translated from the coding sequence ATGACTGTCACCCCAGACGCCACCGGCGCCGCCCCCGCCGAGAGCGCCGCCTCCCCGGCGCCCTCCCTCCGCACCGGCTCGCTCGGCACCACCGACATCGCCTTCTTCGTCGTCTCCGCCGCCGCCCCGCTCACGGTGATGGCCGGCGTCGCCCCGCTCGCCGTCCTGATGGGCGGCATCGGCGCCCCCGTCGGCTATCTGCTCGCCGGCCTCACGCTCGCCGTCTTCGCCGTCGGCTTCACCACCATGAGCCGCCATGTCCGCAACGCCGGCGCCTTCTACGCGTACATCAGGCGCGGCCTCGGCCGCCGGGCCGGCATCGGCGCCGCGCTGCTCGCGCTGATCGGCTACAACGCCATGGAGATCGGCGTCTACGGCCTCCTCGGCACCGCCACCCGCGACACCGCCCGCGCCCTGTTCGGCGCCGACATCCCCTGGCTGCCCGTCTCCCTCGCGGGCCTGCTGCTCATCGGCTACGCCGGCTACCGGTCCATCGACTTCGGCGCCAAGCTCCTCGGCGTGCTGCTCGTCGCCGAGACCGGCATCCTCGTGCTGCTCGCCGGGGGAGTGCTGGTCAAGGGCGGTGCAGACGGCCTCTCCCTCGCCTCCTTCGCCCCCGGCAACGTCATGGTGTCCGGCATGGTGGCCGTGCTGGCCTTCGCGTTCGCCGCGTTCACCGGCTTCGAGTCGACCGCCATCTACCGCCGCGAGGCCCGCGACCCGGCCCGCACGGTGCCCCGCGCCACCTACCTCGCCATCGGCTTCCTCGGCCTGTTCTACGCCTTCATCGTGTGGACCGTGATCCAGGCCTTCGGCGACGCGCAGGTCATCGCGGCGGCCGGCGCGAACCCCGCCGACCTGTTCTTCTCCGCCATCACGACGTACGTCGGCTCCTGGGCGGCCGACGTGATGCGCGTCCTCATCGTCACCAGCGTCCTCGCCTCCCTCCTCGCCTTCCACAACGCCATCAACCGCTACGGCCTCGCCCTCGCCGAGGAGGGGATTCTCCCGAAGGCGCTGGCCCGTGTGCACCCACGCCACCGCTCCCCGTACGTCGCGGGCCTCGCCCAGACCGTTCTCGGCGCGATCATCGTCCTCGGCTTCGCCGCGGCCGGCGCCGACCCGTACATGCAACTGCTGCTGTGGGTGAATACCCCCGGCATGCTCGCCCTGATGCTGCTGCAACTGCTCGCCGCGCTCGCCGTGCCCTTCTACTTCCGGCGCGTCACCCACACCGAGGGCACCCTGCGCACGGTCGTCGCTCCCGTCGTCGCGGCGGTGCTCCTGGCCGGTGCCATCGTCCTGGTCGTCACCCACCTCGACCAGTTCACCGGCGCCTCGACCACCGTCAACACCTTCCTCGCGGCCCTCGTGCCGACCGTCCTCGTCATCGGCCTCGTACTCGCCCGATGGCTGCGCCGCGCCCGCCCCGAGGTCTACGCGAACTTCGCCGCCGAGCCACCGGCCGACGCCGACGCCTGA
- a CDS encoding 5-dehydro-4-deoxyglucarate dehydratase produces MKFQGVLFFPVTPFASDGSLDEERLAQHIEAGVAAGAGGVFVACGTGEFHALTPEEIERATRVAVTVTAGRVPVLAAAGGPPPVARDQAARVERAGADGILLLPPYLVSAPQRGLVRYVEEVTAATGLPVIFYQRGTARLTADTAAEIATLPGVVGLKDGIGDIERMHRIVRAVRAVPGTEGFQFFNGLPTAEMTAPAYRGIGVGLYSSAVFAFAPEIALAFHRALADGDEALVSTLLDEFYGPLVELRDEVPGYAVALIKAGVTLRGLDVGGVRAPLIDPAPEHVSRLAKLIDHGLGVVGA; encoded by the coding sequence ATGAAGTTCCAAGGAGTGCTGTTCTTTCCGGTCACGCCGTTCGCATCGGACGGTTCGCTGGACGAGGAACGGCTCGCACAGCACATCGAGGCCGGGGTCGCGGCCGGTGCCGGGGGCGTGTTCGTCGCCTGCGGCACCGGGGAGTTCCACGCGCTGACGCCCGAGGAGATCGAGCGGGCCACGCGGGTCGCGGTCACGGTGACGGCCGGGCGGGTGCCCGTCCTGGCCGCGGCCGGTGGCCCGCCCCCGGTCGCCCGCGACCAGGCCGCCCGGGTCGAACGCGCCGGCGCCGACGGCATCCTGCTGCTGCCGCCGTATCTGGTGAGCGCACCGCAGCGGGGACTCGTCCGGTACGTCGAGGAGGTCACGGCGGCCACCGGCCTGCCCGTCATCTTCTACCAGCGCGGCACCGCCCGGCTCACCGCGGACACCGCTGCCGAGATCGCCACCCTGCCAGGGGTCGTCGGCCTCAAGGACGGCATCGGCGACATCGAGCGGATGCACCGCATCGTCCGCGCGGTACGGGCCGTGCCGGGCACGGAGGGCTTCCAGTTCTTCAACGGGCTGCCCACGGCCGAGATGACCGCGCCCGCCTACCGGGGCATCGGCGTCGGCCTGTACTCCTCCGCCGTGTTCGCCTTCGCCCCGGAGATCGCCCTCGCCTTCCACCGGGCGCTCGCCGACGGCGACGAGGCACTGGTCTCCACGCTCCTCGACGAGTTCTACGGCCCGCTCGTCGAACTGCGGGACGAGGTGCCCGGGTACGCCGTGGCGCTGATCAAGGCGGGGGTGACCCTGCGCGGCCTGGACGTCGGCGGTGTACGGGCTCCCCTGATCGACCCGGCACCGGAGCATGTCTCCCGGCTGGCGAAGCTGATCGACCACGGCCTGGGGGTGGTGGGCGCGTGA
- a CDS encoding carbohydrate ABC transporter permease, which translates to MTATTIAPRRRGALTKRVFGKKAVLPWLFLAPGLLLALVFKFLPMGKGIWLSFFDVRPFLGDQWVGLDNYTRVLTDHRFQDAVGHTLLLGIGQSLGAIVVGFFLALLLEGQARSLKIMRTAVFLPVVTATAVVGELWRLMYYPTSDGLVNSALGFLGLGPTPFLDNPDTALWATMVMGIWMVAPYNMVIILAGLAGVDRTLYEAAAMDGVSLWQRLRHVTLPAIRPAIGIVLTLAAIRGLRVFTEVYVLTGGGPAGSTEVWMTRAYTLGFTRNDIGGASAASVVLLAVTLLLTVTVNHFRKRGDVR; encoded by the coding sequence ATGACCGCGACCACCATCGCGCCCCGGCGGCGCGGAGCGCTCACCAAGCGGGTCTTCGGCAAGAAGGCCGTCCTCCCCTGGCTGTTCCTGGCCCCCGGCCTGCTGCTCGCCCTCGTCTTCAAGTTCCTCCCGATGGGCAAGGGCATCTGGCTCAGCTTCTTCGACGTACGGCCGTTCCTCGGCGACCAGTGGGTCGGCCTCGACAACTACACGCGGGTCCTGACCGACCACCGCTTCCAGGACGCGGTCGGCCACACCCTCCTCCTCGGCATCGGGCAGTCGCTCGGCGCGATCGTCGTCGGCTTCTTCCTGGCGCTGCTGCTCGAGGGCCAGGCCCGCTCGCTGAAGATCATGCGCACGGCCGTCTTCCTGCCGGTCGTCACCGCGACCGCCGTCGTCGGTGAGCTGTGGCGGCTGATGTACTACCCGACCTCCGACGGCCTCGTGAACAGCGCCCTGGGCTTCCTGGGGCTCGGCCCGACTCCGTTCCTCGACAACCCGGACACCGCGCTCTGGGCGACGATGGTCATGGGCATCTGGATGGTCGCCCCGTACAACATGGTGATCATCCTCGCCGGACTCGCGGGCGTGGACCGCACGTTGTACGAGGCCGCCGCGATGGACGGGGTGTCCCTGTGGCAGCGGCTTCGCCACGTCACCCTGCCGGCGATCCGCCCGGCCATCGGCATCGTCCTCACACTGGCCGCGATCCGTGGTCTGCGTGTCTTCACCGAGGTGTACGTCCTCACGGGCGGCGGCCCCGCCGGGTCCACCGAGGTGTGGATGACCCGCGCCTACACCCTCGGCTTCACCCGCAACGACATCGGCGGCGCGTCGGCGGCCTCCGTCGTCCTGCTCGCGGTGACGCTGCTGCTCACCGTCACCGTCAACCACTTCCGCAAGAGGGGAGACGTGCGATGA